A window from Methylococcus mesophilus encodes these proteins:
- a CDS encoding elements of external origin, which produces MGLSIRAYARHRGVTDTAVHKAIRTGRITPEADGSIDPDKADREWARNSDAPKAGTRQPAVRVAVPDASHDGGPSLPGGGTSLLQARTVNEVVKAQTNKVRLAKLKGDLVDRAAAIAQVFTLARAERDAWLNWPARISAPLAAELGIDPHTLHVALETAVREHLQELGELRPRVD; this is translated from the coding sequence ATGGGACTCTCGATCCGCGCCTACGCCCGCCACCGCGGCGTCACCGACACCGCCGTGCACAAGGCCATCCGGACCGGCCGCATCACGCCCGAAGCCGATGGGAGCATCGATCCGGACAAGGCCGATCGGGAATGGGCCAGGAATTCGGATGCGCCGAAGGCCGGGACGCGTCAACCCGCGGTACGGGTTGCGGTGCCCGACGCCTCCCACGACGGCGGGCCGTCCTTGCCCGGCGGCGGTACCTCCCTGCTGCAGGCCCGCACGGTCAACGAGGTGGTCAAGGCCCAGACCAACAAGGTCCGGCTGGCCAAACTCAAGGGCGATCTGGTCGACCGCGCTGCGGCCATCGCCCAGGTGTTCACCCTGGCCCGGGCCGAGCGCGACGCCTGGCTGAACTGGCCTGCGCGGATCTCGGCGCCGCTTGCGGCGGAACTGGGTATCGATCCGCACACCCTGCACGTCGCCCTGGAGACGGCCGTGCGAGAACACCTGCAGGAACTGGGCGAACTGCGCCCGCGGGTCGACTGA
- a CDS encoding phage terminase large subunit family protein, producing MLGDEEGLTAIARAWRDGLTPDPLLTVSKWADRHRVLSSKASAEPGRWRTARTPYLREIMDCLSPASPVERVVFMKGAQLGATEMGSNWIGFCVHHAPGPMMAVWPTVEMAKRNSRQRIDPLIEESPSLVELIAPARSRDSGNTILAKEFRGGVLVMTGANSAVGLRSMPVRYLFLDEVDGYPPDVEGEGDAIALAEARTRTFARRKIFIVSTPTISGASAIEREYEASDQRRYFVPCPHCGQFQWLRFEQLRWERGRPETVGYVCEGCERPIPEHHKGDMLAQGEWRALAPEHGAKTAGFHLSSLYSPLGWRSWRDIAAAWDSAVHPVSGGPSAIKTFKNTELGETWVEDGETPDWQRLLERREDYTIGTVPLGGLLLAGGADVQKDRIEVSIWAFGRGKSAWLVEHRVLMGDTGREPVWAELASMLEERWSHAVGALLPLARLALDTGYATQEAYAFVRRLKDPRVMAVKGVPRGAALIGTPTAVDLTQGGRKLRRGIKVFAVAVGIAKLEFYNALRKTAEVGEDGTTLVYPPGYIHLPRMDAEYLQQLCAEQLVTRRDRHGFARREWQKLRERNEALDCYVYARAAAAAAGLDRYEERHWRALEEQLGVGPPPDSEPPLQPIDPPAPTDSGGRSVSSPGRSSRRVIRSRWLA from the coding sequence ATGCTCGGTGACGAGGAGGGCCTTACCGCCATTGCCCGCGCCTGGCGCGACGGGCTGACGCCGGACCCGCTGTTGACCGTGTCCAAGTGGGCCGACCGCCACCGGGTGCTGTCCAGCAAAGCCTCGGCCGAGCCGGGCCGCTGGCGCACCGCCCGGACGCCGTACCTGCGCGAGATCATGGATTGCCTGTCGCCGGCCTCGCCGGTGGAGCGGGTGGTGTTCATGAAAGGGGCTCAACTCGGCGCCACCGAGATGGGCTCGAACTGGATCGGTTTTTGTGTCCATCACGCGCCTGGCCCGATGATGGCGGTGTGGCCGACGGTGGAGATGGCCAAGCGCAACTCCCGCCAGCGCATCGATCCGCTGATCGAGGAGTCGCCGTCCTTGGTCGAGCTGATCGCGCCGGCCCGCAGCCGCGACTCCGGCAACACGATCCTGGCCAAGGAGTTCCGCGGCGGAGTTTTGGTGATGACCGGGGCCAACAGCGCGGTAGGCCTGCGCTCGATGCCGGTACGCTACCTGTTCCTGGACGAGGTCGACGGCTATCCGCCGGACGTCGAGGGCGAAGGCGATGCCATCGCGCTGGCCGAGGCCCGCACCCGCACCTTCGCCCGCCGCAAGATCTTCATCGTCTCGACCCCGACGATCTCGGGGGCCAGCGCCATCGAGCGCGAGTACGAGGCCTCGGACCAGCGCCGCTATTTCGTGCCGTGTCCACACTGTGGCCAGTTCCAATGGCTGCGCTTCGAGCAGCTGCGCTGGGAGCGCGGGCGGCCGGAGACGGTCGGCTACGTCTGCGAAGGCTGCGAACGGCCGATTCCGGAACATCACAAGGGCGACATGCTGGCACAGGGTGAATGGCGGGCCTTGGCGCCCGAGCACGGCGCCAAGACTGCCGGTTTTCATCTGTCCTCGCTGTACAGCCCGCTAGGCTGGCGCAGCTGGCGTGACATCGCCGCGGCCTGGGACAGTGCGGTGCACCCGGTCTCGGGTGGCCCGTCCGCGATCAAGACCTTCAAGAACACCGAGCTGGGCGAGACCTGGGTCGAGGACGGCGAGACGCCGGACTGGCAACGCCTGCTGGAACGCCGCGAAGACTATACGATCGGCACGGTACCGCTCGGCGGTTTGTTGTTGGCGGGCGGCGCCGACGTGCAAAAGGATCGCATCGAGGTCTCGATCTGGGCCTTCGGCCGCGGCAAGTCCGCCTGGCTGGTGGAACACCGGGTTTTGATGGGCGATACGGGCCGGGAACCGGTATGGGCGGAGCTCGCGTCGATGCTCGAGGAACGCTGGAGCCATGCCGTCGGGGCGTTGCTGCCCTTGGCGCGTCTTGCCCTGGACACCGGCTACGCCACCCAGGAGGCCTATGCCTTCGTCCGCCGACTCAAGGATCCTCGGGTGATGGCGGTCAAGGGCGTCCCCCGCGGCGCGGCCCTGATCGGCACCCCCACCGCGGTGGACCTCACCCAGGGCGGCCGGAAACTGCGCCGCGGCATCAAGGTGTTCGCAGTGGCGGTCGGCATCGCCAAGCTGGAGTTCTACAACGCGTTGCGTAAGACCGCCGAGGTGGGCGAGGACGGCACCACCCTGGTCTATCCGCCGGGCTACATCCATCTGCCGAGGATGGACGCCGAGTACCTGCAGCAGCTCTGCGCCGAGCAGCTGGTGACCCGCCGCGACCGCCACGGCTTCGCCCGGCGCGAGTGGCAGAAGCTCAGGGAGCGCAACGAGGCGCTGGACTGCTACGTCTACGCCCGGGCCGCTGCCGCGGCCGCCGGGCTGGACCGCTACGAGGAACGACATTGGCGCGCCCTGGAGGAACAGCTCGGTGTCGGTCCGCCGCCGGATTCCGAACCGCCGTTACAACCGATCGATCCCCCAGCGCCCACCGACTCCGGTGGGCGTTCCGTTTCCAGCCCCGGTCGATCTTCGCGCCGGGTGATCCGCAGCCGCTGGCTGGCTTGA
- a CDS encoding TA system antitoxin ParD family protein, with protein sequence MSVTVKLSEHLVEQARRYAHIEHRSVPKQIEHWSMIGKIAEENPDLPFTLIRDILIADEEEAVGEYHFG encoded by the coding sequence ATGTCCGTCACCGTCAAACTGTCCGAGCACTTGGTGGAGCAGGCCCGTCGCTATGCTCACATTGAGCACCGTTCGGTGCCCAAGCAGATCGAGCACTGGTCGATGATCGGCAAGATCGCCGAGGAGAACCCGGATCTGCCGTTTACCCTGATCCGCGACATCCTGATCGCCGATGAGGAAGAGGCTGTCGGCGAATATCACTTCGGCTGA
- a CDS encoding TA system antitoxin ParD family protein, which translates to MSVSVRIDETLIEEARAAAKAEFRTVQGQIEFWAKVGRAALDNPDLPASFIAESLMALNESREQATPFVPRTRR; encoded by the coding sequence ATGAGCGTCTCCGTCCGTATCGATGAAACCTTGATCGAGGAAGCCCGCGCGGCGGCCAAGGCCGAGTTCCGCACCGTGCAGGGGCAGATCGAGTTCTGGGCCAAAGTCGGGCGCGCCGCGCTGGACAACCCGGATTTGCCGGCTTCCTTCATCGCCGAAAGCCTGATGGCGCTGAATGAGTCGCGTGAGCAAGCCACGCCGTTCGTGCCGCGCACCCGTCGGTGA
- a CDS encoding type II toxin-antitoxin system RelE/ParE family toxin has translation MRLEVTPTFDRTAKKLNRHQKMDLDEAVRAIADDPEIGVAKVGDLAGVRVYKFRLSNAQCLLAYRILAPDTLKLLTFGPHENFYRDLKRLDV, from the coding sequence ATGCGCCTGGAAGTTACGCCGACCTTCGATCGGACGGCGAAAAAACTCAATCGGCATCAGAAGATGGACCTCGACGAGGCGGTGCGCGCCATTGCGGACGATCCGGAAATCGGCGTCGCCAAGGTCGGCGATCTGGCCGGTGTTCGGGTCTACAAATTCCGCTTGTCGAATGCGCAGTGTCTGTTGGCTTATCGGATCCTCGCACCGGACACCCTCAAGCTGCTCACCTTCGGTCCGCACGAGAATTTCTACCGCGATCTCAAACGGCTAGACGTCTGA
- a CDS encoding type II toxin-antitoxin system RelE/ParE family toxin, with protein sequence MLQTRRFARAYKKLHDPVAADVDAAVEVIASDPGVGEKKKGDLARLWVYKIRSQVQLYLLGYTRDDGLSLVYLEAVGPHENFYRDLKR encoded by the coding sequence GTGCTGCAGACGCGCCGTTTCGCGCGTGCCTACAAGAAACTGCACGATCCAGTGGCGGCCGACGTCGATGCGGCGGTCGAGGTGATCGCCAGCGATCCGGGCGTCGGTGAGAAAAAGAAAGGCGATCTGGCCCGGCTGTGGGTCTATAAAATCCGCAGCCAGGTGCAGCTCTACCTGCTCGGCTACACCCGCGATGACGGCTTGAGCCTGGTCTATCTCGAGGCCGTGGGGCCGCACGAGAATTTCTATCGCGACCTCAAACGCTGA
- a CDS encoding DUF6900 domain-containing protein: MTPRDALLTRNAQQHLGIDTLETQNSDHLDFHDMAVWCLKAALEAAYQAGIEAGRRTKSAAANT; the protein is encoded by the coding sequence ATGACGCCACGCGACGCCTTACTGACCCGGAACGCCCAGCAGCATCTCGGGATCGATACCCTAGAAACCCAAAACTCGGATCACCTCGATTTCCACGACATGGCGGTCTGGTGCCTCAAAGCCGCGCTGGAGGCGGCGTACCAGGCAGGGATCGAGGCTGGACGGCGCACCAAGTCCGCCGCCGCCAACACTTGA
- a CDS encoding head decoration protein, with amino-acid sequence MPKLREPKNLGDLLKYEAPNRYSRDLAPVALGQKLALGAVVAREPDGIRLQALDPAATDASAQAVGVLIEAVDATAAEVPQALLLARHAVVSDSALVWPAGINPAQKATAIAQLQALGILVRTGA; translated from the coding sequence ATGCCCAAGCTGCGAGAACCGAAGAACCTCGGCGATCTCTTGAAGTACGAGGCGCCCAACCGCTATTCCCGCGACCTCGCCCCAGTGGCCCTGGGCCAGAAGCTGGCGCTGGGGGCAGTGGTAGCGCGTGAGCCGGACGGCATTCGGCTGCAGGCGCTCGATCCCGCCGCGACGGATGCCTCGGCTCAGGCGGTGGGGGTGCTGATCGAAGCGGTCGATGCCACCGCGGCCGAAGTCCCGCAGGCCCTGCTGCTCGCCCGCCATGCCGTCGTGTCCGATTCGGCCCTGGTGTGGCCGGCCGGCATCAACCCGGCCCAGAAGGCCACCGCGATCGCCCAGCTGCAAGCGCTGGGCATCCTCGTCCGCACCGGAGCCTGA
- a CDS encoding type II toxin-antitoxin system Phd/YefM family antitoxin: MTLEITYSRAREQLESLMDRTVDDCEVIIIRRRSGGAVAMIAADELESLMETAHLLRSPRNAERLLAALARARAGEVEPTPLPALKQALGFEK; encoded by the coding sequence ATGACGCTCGAAATCACCTACAGCCGGGCCCGCGAGCAACTCGAATCGCTGATGGATCGCACCGTCGATGATTGTGAGGTGATCATCATCCGCCGCCGTTCCGGTGGGGCCGTCGCCATGATTGCGGCCGATGAGCTGGAAAGCCTGATGGAAACCGCGCATCTGCTGCGTTCGCCCCGGAACGCCGAGCGGCTGCTGGCGGCGCTGGCGCGCGCCCGGGCCGGTGAAGTCGAACCGACCCCGCTCCCGGCGTTGAAGCAGGCGCTCGGATTTGAAAAATGA
- a CDS encoding phage portal protein: MGWWQRLRLGLFGGPAPTYDGTGGGRRALAWQVGNPGAVAALAYSQDELRAKSRDQVRRNVWAAAGVEAYVANAIGTGIKPQSMAADVTVRSAIQALWAHWGDDADAAGLTDVYGLQALACRALVEGGEALVRLRYRRPEDGLSVGLQLQVLEPEHLPVALNRELPSGNVIRAGIEFDRLGRRVAYHLYRSHPEDGALAPMSGAGGLDTVRVDASEVIHLFRPLRPGQIRGEPWLARALVKLHELDQYDDAELVRKKTAAMFAGFITRLAPEDPLMGEGPADAQGVALAGLEPGTLQLLEPGEDVRFSQPADVGASYAEFLRMQFRAVAAAMGITYEMLTGDLTQVNYSSIRAGLLEFRRRCEAIQHGVIVFQLCRPVWRAWMTQAVLEGALELPGFSRRPRDYLAVKWIPQGWQWVDPKKEFDALQTAIRAGLLSRSEAISAFGYDAEDVDREIAADNARADALGLVFDSDPRHDRAAAPARGSAPAAGGNRVSV, translated from the coding sequence ATGGGCTGGTGGCAGCGGTTGCGCTTGGGGCTGTTCGGCGGACCGGCGCCGACCTACGACGGCACCGGCGGCGGCCGCCGGGCGCTGGCCTGGCAGGTCGGCAATCCGGGCGCGGTGGCGGCGCTGGCCTACAGCCAGGACGAGCTGCGGGCCAAGAGCCGCGACCAAGTGCGGCGCAACGTCTGGGCCGCCGCCGGGGTGGAGGCTTATGTGGCCAATGCCATCGGCACCGGCATCAAGCCGCAGTCGATGGCGGCCGACGTCACGGTCCGCTCCGCCATCCAGGCGCTCTGGGCCCACTGGGGCGATGACGCCGATGCGGCCGGACTGACCGATGTCTACGGGCTGCAGGCCCTGGCCTGCCGCGCCCTGGTGGAAGGCGGCGAGGCGCTGGTGCGGCTGCGCTACCGGCGGCCGGAGGATGGCTTGAGCGTAGGACTCCAGCTGCAGGTGCTGGAGCCGGAACATCTGCCCGTCGCCCTGAACCGGGAGCTGCCTTCAGGGAACGTGATCCGAGCCGGCATCGAATTCGATCGGTTGGGACGGCGGGTGGCCTATCACCTGTACCGCTCGCATCCGGAGGACGGCGCCTTGGCGCCGATGTCCGGGGCGGGCGGCTTGGACACGGTGCGGGTCGACGCCAGCGAGGTAATCCATCTGTTCCGTCCCCTGCGCCCCGGCCAGATCCGGGGCGAGCCCTGGCTGGCGCGGGCGTTGGTGAAGCTGCATGAGCTGGACCAGTACGACGACGCCGAGCTGGTGCGGAAGAAGACCGCGGCGATGTTCGCCGGCTTCATCACCCGGCTGGCGCCGGAGGATCCGCTCATGGGCGAAGGACCGGCCGACGCCCAGGGGGTGGCCCTGGCGGGGCTGGAACCGGGGACCCTGCAGCTGCTGGAGCCGGGCGAGGACGTGCGGTTCAGCCAGCCGGCCGATGTGGGGGCGAGCTATGCCGAGTTCCTGCGTATGCAGTTCCGGGCGGTGGCGGCGGCCATGGGCATCACCTACGAGATGCTGACCGGCGACCTGACCCAGGTCAACTACTCCTCGATCCGCGCGGGGCTGCTGGAGTTCCGCCGCCGCTGCGAGGCGATCCAGCACGGCGTCATCGTGTTCCAGCTGTGCCGGCCGGTATGGCGGGCCTGGATGACCCAGGCGGTGCTGGAGGGTGCCCTGGAACTTCCCGGCTTCAGCCGCAGGCCACGCGACTACCTGGCGGTGAAATGGATCCCGCAGGGCTGGCAGTGGGTCGATCCCAAGAAGGAGTTCGATGCCTTGCAGACGGCGATCCGGGCCGGCCTCCTGTCGCGTTCGGAGGCGATCTCGGCCTTTGGTTACGACGCCGAAGACGTCGACCGGGAGATCGCCGCCGACAACGCCCGGGCGGATGCATTGGGGCTGGTGTTCGATTCGGACCCCCGGCATGACCGCGCTGCCGCGCCGGCCAGGGGATCGGCGCCGGCAGCCGGTGGAAACCGGGTCAGCGTTTGA
- a CDS encoding DUF3489 domain-containing protein has product MNTLSLTDTQRRILDHAIEHTAGRIDWFPDNIKGGARRKVLDGLLKRGLIALNGGDHCVTAEGFAAVGRTPPVPISPSAETEMPASNAEAAEANATGKRIQKSREDSKQAEVIRMLHRPEGATIPQICAETGWQAHTVRGVFAGAFKKKLGLTLVSEKPEGGDRIYKIA; this is encoded by the coding sequence ATGAACACACTCTCCCTGACCGACACCCAGCGCCGGATCCTCGACCATGCGATCGAGCACACGGCGGGGCGCATCGACTGGTTTCCGGACAACATCAAGGGCGGCGCCCGCCGGAAAGTCCTCGACGGACTGCTCAAGCGAGGATTGATCGCATTGAACGGCGGGGATCATTGCGTCACCGCCGAAGGTTTTGCCGCCGTGGGCCGAACGCCTCCGGTGCCGATATCTCCCAGCGCAGAAACCGAAATGCCCGCCAGCAACGCCGAGGCCGCCGAGGCCAACGCCACCGGGAAGCGAATCCAAAAGAGCCGCGAGGACAGCAAGCAAGCCGAAGTCATCCGGATGCTGCACCGACCCGAAGGCGCCACGATTCCGCAGATCTGCGCCGAGACCGGATGGCAGGCCCACACCGTGCGGGGCGTGTTTGCCGGCGCCTTCAAGAAAAAACTCGGGCTCACTCTGGTGTCGGAGAAGCCGGAAGGGGGCGATCGCATCTACAAGATCGCCTGA
- a CDS encoding phage head-tail joining protein — protein MAYSAEHLQALETALARGERRVTFQDRSVEYRSVEELKAAIREVKRGLAAQVGPVARQLRITTRKAT, from the coding sequence ATGGCCTATTCCGCAGAACACCTGCAAGCCCTGGAAACCGCCCTGGCCCGGGGCGAGCGTCGGGTGACGTTCCAGGACCGCAGTGTCGAGTACCGCTCGGTGGAGGAGCTGAAGGCAGCGATCCGCGAGGTGAAACGCGGCTTGGCGGCCCAGGTCGGACCGGTGGCCCGGCAGCTCCGCATCACCACGCGCAAGGCCACCTGA
- a CDS encoding S49 family peptidase → MLPHLAGRLYGTPLLVARPKLEVILAVLGSRIGLPAADALVPPAPMPRTAAQALPGIAVIPIHGTLVRRTQGLDAHSGLTSYAEIGVRLDAALRDPEVAGLLLDIDSPGGESGGVFELAAKIRAGTSHKPIWAHANDTAFSAAYAIAAGASRVTLAQTGGVGSIGVIALHVDQSVKDTREGLTYTALYAGHHKNDLNPHAPLSPQAAEALQSEVDRLYGIFIRDVAALRRLPEAAVRATEAGLFFGEDAVSAGLADGVLGFDAVLSEFADAINARQRLISPPSPKAAVMSPLPVSLLHSESVMHDHAPGPLNDEAAAEIHKDTDAAGNPTSPAAPSPPNDLAAATPVLGDPTAQSLATEAHHAGRSEAQAIAELCLIAGAALRTAEFLAAGLSEAQVRRALLAARAETPEIASRIAVDAGTSIRPETGPVVAAVQKLIARS, encoded by the coding sequence ATGCTTCCCCACTTGGCCGGCCGGCTGTATGGGACACCGCTCCTCGTCGCCCGACCGAAGCTCGAGGTGATCCTGGCGGTGTTGGGATCCCGGATCGGGTTGCCGGCAGCGGATGCTCTGGTGCCGCCGGCACCGATGCCCCGGACAGCCGCCCAAGCGCTTCCGGGCATCGCCGTGATCCCGATCCACGGCACCCTGGTCCGACGCACCCAGGGACTGGACGCGCATTCCGGCCTGACTTCCTATGCCGAGATCGGCGTCCGGCTCGATGCCGCGCTCCGGGATCCCGAGGTCGCAGGTCTCCTGCTCGACATCGACTCGCCCGGGGGCGAATCCGGCGGGGTGTTCGAGCTGGCGGCCAAGATCCGTGCGGGGACTTCTCACAAACCGATCTGGGCCCATGCCAACGACACGGCGTTCTCGGCCGCCTATGCGATCGCCGCCGGCGCCTCGCGCGTGACCCTGGCGCAGACCGGCGGGGTCGGCTCGATCGGAGTGATCGCCCTGCACGTCGACCAGTCGGTCAAGGATACCCGCGAGGGACTGACCTACACCGCGCTCTATGCCGGTCATCACAAGAACGACCTCAATCCGCACGCGCCGCTGTCGCCGCAGGCGGCCGAAGCGCTCCAGTCCGAGGTGGACCGGCTCTACGGGATCTTCATCCGGGACGTGGCGGCGTTGCGGCGACTGCCGGAGGCCGCGGTACGCGCCACCGAGGCCGGACTGTTCTTCGGCGAGGACGCCGTGTCCGCGGGACTCGCCGACGGCGTGCTCGGCTTCGATGCCGTGCTGAGCGAGTTCGCCGATGCAATCAACGCTCGACAACGACTGATCTCGCCGCCAAGCCCCAAGGCGGCGGTGATGTCACCCCTACCCGTTTCTCTCCTTCATTCGGAGTCAGTTATGCACGATCACGCGCCTGGTCCACTCAATGACGAAGCGGCCGCCGAAATCCACAAGGACACCGATGCGGCCGGCAACCCTACGTCGCCTGCCGCACCGTCCCCCCCGAACGACTTGGCTGCGGCTACCCCTGTCCTCGGCGATCCGACTGCCCAATCCCTCGCGACCGAAGCCCACCACGCAGGGCGGAGCGAAGCCCAGGCTATCGCCGAGCTCTGCCTGATCGCCGGCGCGGCCTTGCGCACCGCGGAGTTCCTGGCGGCCGGACTGTCCGAGGCCCAGGTGCGGCGGGCCTTGCTGGCGGCGCGGGCCGAGACGCCCGAGATCGCTTCCCGCATCGCCGTCGATGCCGGCACGTCCATTCGACCGGAGACGGGTCCCGTGGTCGCCGCCGTCCAGAAACTCATCGCCCGGAGCTGA
- a CDS encoding type II toxin-antitoxin system RelE family toxin, producing the protein MKTIVWQPRALKQLKKLGDKAAQQRILTATTALERFPAVGGVKALVNHACGYRLRVGDYRILFNVLDAIEVVSIEEVKKRDESTY; encoded by the coding sequence ATGAAAACGATCGTTTGGCAGCCGAGAGCTCTGAAGCAACTTAAGAAGTTGGGCGACAAGGCGGCTCAACAGCGGATATTGACTGCAACGACAGCGCTGGAGCGGTTCCCGGCAGTGGGTGGCGTCAAGGCGCTGGTCAATCATGCCTGTGGTTACCGGCTGCGCGTGGGCGATTACCGGATTCTGTTCAATGTCCTGGACGCCATCGAGGTGGTCAGCATCGAGGAGGTCAAGAAACGCGATGAAAGCACCTACTGA
- a CDS encoding site-specific DNA-methyltransferase: MRHSWVADRVESWPVDKLLPYACNARTHSDAQIAQIAASIAEFGFTAPILAGADGVIVAGHGRWAAARQLGLSQVPVIVLDHLSPTQRRALVIADNRIAENAGWDESLLKLELTALQDEDFDLGLTGFDADALLDLLADEASVTEGQTEDDVAPDVPVQPVSRPGDVWILGSHRLLCGDATLAEHYDRLLAGESVDMVFTDPPYNVNYANSAKDKLRGKHRAILNDNLGEGFSDFLLAALTPMLAHCKGAVYIAMSSSELDTLQSAFRTAGGHWSTFIIWAKNTFTLGRADYQHQYEPILYGWAAGAQRHWCGDRDQGDVWQINKPARNDLHPTMKPVELVERALRNSSRPGDLVLDPFGGSGTTLIAAEKSGRVARLIELDPKYVDVIVRRWEDWTGKQATREADGLAFDALASEATAV; the protein is encoded by the coding sequence ATGCGTCATTCCTGGGTAGCCGACCGGGTCGAGTCCTGGCCGGTCGACAAGTTGCTGCCTTACGCATGCAATGCCCGCACCCACTCGGACGCGCAGATCGCTCAGATCGCCGCCTCCATCGCCGAGTTCGGCTTCACCGCGCCGATCCTGGCGGGCGCGGACGGGGTGATCGTGGCCGGGCACGGGCGCTGGGCGGCGGCCCGCCAGCTGGGCCTGTCCCAGGTGCCGGTGATCGTGCTGGATCACCTGAGCCCCACCCAGCGCCGCGCCCTGGTGATCGCCGACAACCGCATCGCCGAGAACGCAGGCTGGGATGAGTCCTTGCTCAAGCTCGAGCTGACGGCCCTGCAGGACGAAGACTTCGATCTGGGCTTGACCGGCTTCGATGCCGACGCCTTGCTGGACCTTTTGGCCGACGAGGCATCAGTCACCGAGGGCCAGACCGAGGACGACGTGGCGCCCGACGTGCCGGTGCAACCGGTCTCTCGGCCGGGCGATGTCTGGATCCTGGGCTCCCATCGGCTGCTGTGCGGAGACGCCACCCTGGCGGAGCACTACGACCGCCTCCTTGCCGGCGAATCTGTGGACATGGTGTTCACCGACCCGCCGTACAATGTGAACTACGCCAACTCGGCCAAGGACAAGCTGCGCGGCAAGCATCGCGCGATCCTGAACGACAACCTGGGCGAGGGCTTCTCGGACTTTCTGCTGGCGGCGCTGACTCCGATGCTCGCCCACTGCAAGGGCGCCGTCTACATCGCTATGTCCTCCAGCGAACTCGATACGCTGCAGTCTGCCTTCCGTACCGCCGGCGGCCACTGGTCGACGTTCATCATCTGGGCCAAGAACACGTTTACCCTGGGCCGTGCAGATTACCAGCACCAGTACGAACCGATCCTGTACGGTTGGGCCGCAGGCGCCCAGCGCCATTGGTGCGGCGATCGTGACCAAGGCGATGTGTGGCAGATCAACAAGCCGGCCCGGAACGATCTGCACCCGACCATGAAGCCGGTGGAACTGGTGGAGCGAGCCCTCCGCAACTCCAGTCGGCCCGGCGACCTTGTGCTCGACCCCTTCGGCGGTTCGGGCACCACGCTGATCGCCGCGGAGAAGTCGGGACGGGTGGCGCGGCTGATCGAGCTGGACCCGAAATACGTCGATGTCATCGTGCGTAGATGGGAGGATTGGACGGGGAAACAAGCCACCCGCGAAGCGGATGGGCTCGCGTTCGATGCCCTCGCCTCCGAGGCGACCGCGGTTTAA
- a CDS encoding helix-turn-helix domain-containing protein: protein MKAPTEYQTIYHDGQPAFVLVPVADFERVRPLLERRSVRDAIPQAVVEAHVLHDMPLIRAWREYLGLTQEDVAQRACMQQPALARLERGDSTPRKATLTKLAKAMGLSVEQLAE, encoded by the coding sequence ATGAAAGCACCTACTGAATACCAGACCATCTACCATGACGGACAGCCTGCTTTCGTGTTGGTGCCGGTCGCCGATTTCGAACGGGTCCGCCCCCTACTCGAACGCCGCAGTGTCCGTGACGCCATTCCCCAAGCGGTGGTGGAAGCCCATGTCCTGCACGATATGCCGCTGATCCGTGCTTGGCGTGAGTACTTGGGGCTGACGCAGGAAGACGTCGCGCAACGGGCCTGCATGCAGCAACCGGCGTTGGCCCGTCTGGAGCGCGGCGACAGTACGCCCCGTAAGGCCACGCTGACCAAGCTCGCCAAGGCCATGGGTCTGAGCGTGGAGCAGTTGGCCGAGTAG